The Candidatus Thorarchaeota archaeon genomic sequence TTCCGGTGGATGGAGAGGTGATAAAGGGGCAATCTACTGTGGATGAGTCAATGATTACCGGTGAATCGATACCAGTCGAGAAAACACCGGGTGACTCAGTTGTTGGAGCTACGATCAATAAGAATGGGGTCCTAAAAGTACGTGCAACCGAAATAGGAGAAGATACGATTCTATCCCAAATAGTCAAACTCGTGGAGAAAGCTCAAACAGAGAAACCCCCAATACAGAGGAAGGCTGACGCGATAGCGGAGGTTTTTGTCCCAGTAGTTCTAGTCATTGCGGCCATAACTTTTGGTGGTTGGCTTCTGATCGGAGCGGCTTCATGGACTCGTGCTCTGAGCTTCACCATTGCAGTATTGGTGGCAGCTTGCCCCTGCGCTCTCGGACTTGCCACCCCAACAGCGATAATGGTAGGTTTAGGTAAAGGAGCAAAGAATGGTATTCTCATCAAGGATGGCTCAGCACTGGAAGCGATTCCAACTATTGATACAATTGTGTTCGATAAAACGGGAACTCTTACCACCGGAAAACCAGAAGTTACAGACTTCGTTACTACAGAAGACACGGACGATGACAACCTACTTGCTAACATAGCATCAATTGAGAGAAACAGTGAACATCCTCTAGCAGAAGCCATAGTTGACTACGCGGAACAGCAATCACTTCCTTTTGGTGACGTTGACCACTTCAAAGCATTATCCGGAATGGGAGTAGAAGCGCGAATAGGCGACAATGAATATTTGATCGGTAATCAGAGACTCATGGAAGAAAGAGCTATCAGTATTCGTGAGCTAATACCGCACAGCAATGCTCTGGAAGAACAAGGAAAAACAACTGTCTACTGCGCAAAGGATGGTATGGTCAGAGGGGTATTTGGAATTGCAGATACGCTCAAGTCCAGCTCGGAGGTGGCTGTGAAGACTCTGAGTAAGAAAGGCATAGATGTCTGGATGATTACTGGCGACAGAGAACGAACTGGAAAAGCTATTGCCAAGAAAGTAGGCATTAGCAATGTGATGGCTGAAGTGATGCCCTCGGAAAAGGCACAGAAAATCAAAGAACTACAATCAGAAGGACGGACTGTTGCCATGACCGGGGATGGAATCAATGATGCGCCTGCATTGGCACAGGCCGACGTTGGAATCGCGCTTGGATCAGGAACGGATGTATCAGTAGAAACGGGCGAAATAGTACTCGTACGGGATAATCTTCTGGATGTCGTAAATGCTATTGAATTAGGCAGTCGTACGATGACGAAAATAAAACAGGGCTTCTTCTGGGCCCTCATCTATAACATGGCACTCTTACCGATTGCTGCAGGGCTGTTTTTCCCTGTTTTTGGTCTCGCACTCAGACCAGAATTTGCAGGACTCGCAATGGCACTATCAAGTGTTAGCGTTGTATCAAATGCCCTCCTTCTGAATAGATTTGAACCAAGTCGTGATACTGAAGCAGAGGTAAAAACTACTGATGAACGCCACGCGGTTGCGATAGACCCAGTGTGTGGAATGGAAGTTGATCCAGGGTCCACTGAGCTCTATACAGAATACGAAGGCAAGACATACTACTTCTGTGCTCCGGGTTGCAAGAAGAAGTTTGAAGACAATCCGGAAAAGTTCCTAGATTCTGAAGCTGAGAACCAAGAGTCGGTTGCAATCGATCCAGTATGCAAAATGGAAGTGAATCCTCAGGAAACAGACCTTTTCACAGACCATAATGGCGAGAGATTCTACTTCTGCAATCCACACTGCAAAACAAGGTTTGAAGAACACCCAGAAGAGTTTCTGGAAGATAAGTAGGCTCACCATTCAGTCCCGAATCTAGAGAAGAAACTGGCTCGGTAGAAATTAATATCGTGGTTCCATTTCATTCTACAAGCGTTAATGCTTGAGGAATCGGAGTTGCTGACAAGACTTCAGAAAATCTACTACGGAATGGCCAGATTCGGTCCCAGTACCATGTTGGATATGCTGGACATGGCCACCTCGCTTTTCTACTTCTCCATTCAAAGACTCCCAGCCATATACACAGGCATCTCGATGGCGATGAGCTACATCGCGATTATGATTTCCGAATTGGTTTTTGGTAATCTTTCCGACCGAACAAACACAAGATGGGGTCGTAGAAAGCCCTTTGTTATGATAGGGGCACCAGGTATGGCCATATCGTTCACCTTGGTGTTCACACCACATCTCTTCCTAGCTCAGGGAGACTTAGTAGCACTCTTTCTCTATGCACTGGTTACGCAGAGCCTCTTCAAGGTCTTCTACGGTATGACTATGACGCCATTCCAGTCGTGGATGCCTGAGCTCACAGAACCGGAAGAGAGGCCATCTGTCTCCCAATGGCAGAATATTGCAAACTTCATGGGTTTCGTTGTCGGAACGTTCGGCACAACACTTCTTGCTATCGAATCCCATCAATGGGGCTTACCGCCAGTTCTTGTCTATATGATACTCGCATTCATTGTCATTCAAATAGGTGGTTTTATTTTACCCCTTGTTGGATTGAAAAAAGAAGGAAAGCACATCGACCAACCAAATCTCCTGAAGGATATTGGCAGAGCCCTTCACGACAAGGATTTCGTAGGTTGGATTCTAGCACAGGGTTTCTTGTCCATTGGTTTTGCTATGGTGATTAAATCCGCATTTCCTTTCATTAACGACTACCTCCTTTTTGGTACGCTTGAATTCGTTATATTCGGTGCTGAGCTGTTGCTCGTTGTTTTCATTTTCTTCATGGTCTGGCGATGGATGATCAAGCACCACGGAAAGGGGATTACACTACGAATAGCCATGATTGTTACAGCACTAAGCTTGTTCCTGACTTTGTTTGTCCAAACACCATTGCAGGGTTTCCTGATGATTGCCATTGTTGGTTCAGGCCTCGCAGGCTATTATCTGATGCCATATATCGTGTACGCAGACTTTGCTAACAAAGATGAGATTCTAACAGGTGAATCGAGAGCAGGATTCTATACAAGCTTTCCATCTATCCCACTAAACACATTCCAAGCAATCTCTGTTTTCTTATGGGGTTTCGTGTTTAGCCTACCTGAAGTTGCTCAGGTTCCAAGAGCTCCATCCGAAACAGTGACTTTGGGATATCTGTATTGGGGGCCTATCGCGGCTGTCTTCATTCTTCTCGCAGTAGCTATTCTATTCCAAATCAACATAGATCCCGATTTTGGGGCGTTAGAAAAAGAATACTATGGCAGTATACCCGGCGAGGATGAGCAGGAAGATTAGTCCGATGAATCCGGTAAGCGGCAACCATAATCCTACGAACAATGGAACTCCGCAATTGACTCCTCTTCACCATGACCGTACAAGCTTAAATCACCTTCAAATTCTCAGCATATCCGAAACGGAGGAGTGAGAAGTTGAACGAAGGGAAAGGCTCCTATGATGTGATTGCATCAATTCTGAGGAAGGCTGTAGAGTCTATCAAACAACGAACTTTGTTGCTTCTTCTTATTTCAGGAATAGTGATTACTCTTCCAGCCATACTTCATCAGCTCCTAGTCATGGCGTCATGGGAAGTCTACGGCTTCTCTTTCGACGATTCATGGATTCACGTTCAATATGCTCGAACCATATTCGAGGGTCATCCGTGGGAATACTCCGAAGGAATTCCAAGCACGGGTAGTTCTGCACCATTATGGTCAATTATCCTCTCTCCAATCTTCCTTTTTGGAACTTCAAGAGCAGCAGTAGTTACATCGGTACTCACCCTCTCGGCAATTCTATTCGTAGGTAACACGGTCCTCGCAGGTTTTCTCGCAGAATCACAAACTAACGATTGGAGAGCAGCTATCTTTGCACAGGCGGTGTTTGTTCTAGTTCCTCGAAATGTAGGGCTTATGCTCTCCGGTATGGAAACCCCATTAGCTATGATGATTCTGTTGTTGATTCTTATTCTACTACCAGAACGTGATTGGCGATTCGATCCTTTGTTAGGAATCCTCGCCGGACTAGCTTATCTATGCAGGCCCGAATTTGTGCTTGTAGCAGTCCTTTGTTTTCCCATCAGAGCACTATACGTCTTCTACAAAGAAGGGTTTAGTATACATAGATTCCTTTCTTTATCGTCCATGTTCATCTTAGCTCTTCTAACTGTGGCTCCGTGGGTACTTCATTGTTTGAACGTAACAGGATTGCCACTCCCTGATTCTTACTATTCAAAAATGCGCTGGGGTGTAAGCAGTGACGCTGTGAATCTTTGGAGTTTCTTCTGGCTAAGAGTATGGCTTCCATCCGAACCATTCTTGATACTTGGATTCGTTGGGGCCATCATACTGGCTTTGAAGCGACGACCGTACGAAGGCATCCTGATTGCCGGAATGGTGGTTTTGTATCGCCTTACAATGCCAGGTATGGCACTCCTATTCGATGCAAGGTATCTTGTTCCTTTGTTCAATCTATTGGCTCTTTCATTTGCAGGGGGTGCTTTCATACTGTTCGAGCAAGTAATCCTGAAGGCGATACCTGAAGAAAAGAGTAAGCCAAATGAAGAAGGAATTATTGCGATACTCCTTCTATCTATTCTATTCATTCCATCAGTGATTTCATATAATCATCATGTACAGATACATGCTAACCAGGCAAGCAACATACAGGAGATGCAGGTTACCCTTTCCCTATGGATTCGGGATAACATACCTGCGAATTCCACAGTTGCCACTTACGATGTCGGGGCAATAGGCTACTTTGTTCGTGGAACAGTGGTAGATCTGTACGGTTTGGTAACCCCAGAAATACTGCATAACCGTACTAGTGTAAAGCAACGAGTTGCGTACCTGAGAGAAATCAACTGCAGCTATATTATGTTCTACGTACAATGGTTCGCTGGGCTAAGATTCGAAATAAATGGACAGAATGGTACAGTTAATGAATTGATTCGAGCACATCTTGACGATAATGTAGTTTGCGGAACTGATGATATGGCGGTATACAAAATCACGTGGGAAACGTGATAATCATTTCCATGGCTCGCTCTAAGAAAACCTATCAGAAAGCAAGCCAACCACCATCTACCGCAAGCACATGACCAGTAATGTATCGGGCATCATCGCTTGCCAAGAAGCAAATCGCTCCACGAATCCACTCCTTTTCCGCCAGCATGGGTAGTGCAGTACGGGGTTCAATCATGTTCTTTCGGATTTCATCGTTAGTCATTGCGTCGATGCTTTGATCAGTCGGAAAGAAACCTGGTGCTATGGCATTGACTCGAATGTTGTATTCTCCAAGTTCAACAGCAAGAGCTTTTGTCAGGCTAACCACCCCGCCTTTAGCTGCATAATACCCGACAACAGGAAACTGGGTTGCACCATACGCGAAAGTAGAAGCCATATTCACTATCACGCCAGATCTCTTTGGAATCATAACCTTTGCAGCTTCACGACTTCCAAGAAATGCGGAAGTAAGGTTCAGGTCAATAGCATAATTCCAATCTTCCAAGGTCTGTTTGATTAGTGGTTTTGAGACATAGTTTCCAACATTGTTGACCATCAAGTCAAGCTTGCCGAATTCGTCGACAGCGGTATTGACCACACGCATGATATGGCTTTCCTTTAGAACATCAGTGTGAACGGCGAAGGCTTCGACATCGAAATCACTCTCGATTTTTTCAGCATTCGCTTCAAGCTCTTCAATACTTCGTGAAGCTAGCACGACATTGGCACCTGATTCAGCAAGAGCATACGAGAATTGCTCACCGAGCCCAGAAGACGCCCCAGTCACGATAGCTGTTTTTCCGTCCAAATCATAGTCTGCCATCTCATAAACACATCCAGTATCATATGCTCTAGTGATACATGCGGTATTAATGCTTAAGGCGGAGGGTTCCAGCTACTCAGCCGGCACCTCACATTCCTCATCATCTTCTTTGATGAATTCCTTCCCGGCTTTTCTGATCTGATAGAATCGGAACAGACCGATTGGAACCACAATGAGAAGCCAGATGATGATATCACCGATTGTAGCAATCATTATGCTCTGGCCAGCAGGATCAAGCCAAATTTGCCCCAGCTTCATCATTTTCACGAGGGGGAATACAAGAACTAAGCCAAAAACTCGCTTTAGGCCAACTGCATCAACGTCGCATGCAATACGTGGACCAATCTGGGCACCTACTATCATCCCTATACCCAATGCGATGGCAAAGAATGGATTGATGTGGCCACCCACGTAATTTCGAGCTGTCCCTGCGCTAGCAGTGAAAATCATCGTGAACATGGATGTAGCTACTGCACCATGAATCGGCATTCCCATAAGAATTGTCAGGACTGGTACAACAACTGCACCGCCGCCGATGCCAAGCAAACCTGCAGCCGCACCCCCAATGAAACCACCAAGCAGAGATATAGCAAGCCGTGTGTGGCTTATATCCGAAAAATCGAATAATGCCATATCCTCAGCAGAGGTCCCACGACGCTTTGCAAACAACATCTTGAGAGCAACTGGGAAAAGAGAAATTCCGAAAATCAGTCGAAGAATGAAGTCATTTGGAATAATCTCTCGCAGCGCAACACCAACCAAGGAACCGGGAATCGTAGTTATGGCTAGAAAGAGTCCCGCCTTGGGTACAATTGGAGAGGGATTCTGTCGTGCATAAGAAATTGTGCTTGCAATTGCAACAAACAAAGCTGCGACCAGAGCTGTTGCTGGCGCCGCTTGTTCATTGAGCAAGAACACAATGATAAGCAAAGGTGTATTGATTATCCCACCACCAATTCCGACCATAGAAGCGATTGTTCCAACGGCTATGGCGAATATTACTATCGGTAAAATGTCAAGCAGTAGTTGTTGCATTGAAACATTCCGTCCAGTAGATTTCGAGCAAATATGCAGCTACTTAAACCGTCCTATGTCCACAATTTCGTTCCCTCAGGCTGATGCACTATTGCGGTGTCTTTCTTGTACCGAGGTAGTAACATCCACCCAGCATAATCGCGATGCCTATCAACAGCACGATTAGCATGAAATTACTTGTCTCCATATCCGGGGACAAGAGATAACCTGCCAGAGATACAGCTACAACAATGAAACCTATAGCAGCCGCAATTCTACCCGGAAGTGGGTCGAATTTCATAAACGGAGGAACATCTTCTTCGGTAGATTTCACCTTGTGCTTTATCTCCACGTCCCGCCTGAAGAATCGCGAACCATCATCGGTTATGTATCCTTTGAGCTCTCCTTCGTCAACTAGGGTTCTGAGCTTTTCCCTCACCGTCCCAGCATCCAAACCGAGTCTATCAGCAATTACATGGATAGAAGTCAAATGCTCCTTCTTCACAGCTTCTACTATCTTCTCCCTCTGAGAGGTCATGGTTTATTCAACTATCCTAGGAATTCTCCTCCATCAATATCTCAAAAACTTGTTGCTCAAATTGGCATGCACATGAAGAACCATATCTTACTGGTGTTTAGAAAACGCGTCAACTAACTCAGTAGCCCATTCCTTGGCCAAGCTTTCTTGCTCATCAAAATTCCTTCTCCAGATCATATATCCTTCAAAGAATTGTTGAGTTAAGGGCTCATCTGAAATCAATTGCAGAATCTGGCTCATGTGACATTCTGGTTCTTCTGTCTCTTTGCAAACGATGAAAGTGGCAAATGGTTTACTAGAGAGAAGCGATTTATTATCAGTCACGAATTCTAGGATGTCCGCCTGTACTTTGCCGGCATACACTGCAGATCCAATGACAAGTCCGTCAAATGAGCCGGGATCCATTTCATCCGGTCTGCCTGCCTCAGCCTCAACACCTTCTTCTTCAAAGGCATCAAGCAGCCATTCTATCACTGATACGGTCGCTTTCTCTCGCTTAGTTGAGTATATGATTCCAAGTTTCAATAGATTCTATCTCCCGTTTCGTGATTATACAGTCCACTAAGGAATGGTCTTTTCGTTGAATAAGGCTTTCTACAGATAACATATACCTTATCAAGCGACAGGCTCCGGTCATCAATGTGACGACTATGGATGACGAGGACATCTCGGTTGCGGCTCCCGAGGAATGGATGGGTGGTTGGAACAGGCATTATCGCGATTTGCTTGAAAAAAGCACAGAATATCTTCTCGACTTCGTACCGGCACATCCGATAACCCGACTTCGACACGCCCTCAAAATTGAAGATATCAATCCAGAGGAAATAGACGCTCTCGATCTCGCATGTGGAGATGGCAAGGCGGCATGCGCTATGGCGAAATGGGGGACAAATGTAACTGCTATAGATGCACTCGATTCCGCGCTCAGATTAGCGAAAAAGCGCGCAAAAGTCGCAGATGTATTTGAGCGTATCAGATTCTTGAAAGGAGACATAGATTCGTGGCCAATTCCTTCGAATACGTACGATGTCATTGTTACAGTCCAAGTTCTTCAGTACCTTTTCGAACGAGCAATTCCACGGCTCGAAGAAATTAAAGAGGCTGTAAAACCGGGTGGATTTTTCGTATACTCAGGGAACATCGAACCACATTTTGAAACAGATCC encodes the following:
- a CDS encoding heavy metal translocating P-type ATPase, with amino-acid sequence MMSKKEKKQMKQKKLSLNVEGMHCASCVATIEKSLKNEDGVVDASVSLLDEKALVEYDAEKVDRSKLEKAVENTGYKVRRSGITYSLNPSPKEDEWKAIRANMDEMDGIITVNVYPETGRLLLEFDEELLKPRRIKNRLTDMGYEVQESGGYAADREASARTEEIRNYSRLFAFSLILTIPVVLIMFNVITPFLPSWIPPEILMFVLTTPVQFIAGYPFYEASFRGLIHGKTNMDTLIMLGTSAAYFYSVAATFLFPSFASFYDTSGMLITFILLGRTLEAVAKGRTSKAIRSLMSLQAKVARVIRDGEEKTIPVEDVRRDDVVLIRPGDKIPVDGEVIKGQSTVDESMITGESIPVEKTPGDSVVGATINKNGVLKVRATEIGEDTILSQIVKLVEKAQTEKPPIQRKADAIAEVFVPVVLVIAAITFGGWLLIGAASWTRALSFTIAVLVAACPCALGLATPTAIMVGLGKGAKNGILIKDGSALEAIPTIDTIVFDKTGTLTTGKPEVTDFVTTEDTDDDNLLANIASIERNSEHPLAEAIVDYAEQQSLPFGDVDHFKALSGMGVEARIGDNEYLIGNQRLMEERAISIRELIPHSNALEEQGKTTVYCAKDGMVRGVFGIADTLKSSSEVAVKTLSKKGIDVWMITGDRERTGKAIAKKVGISNVMAEVMPSEKAQKIKELQSEGRTVAMTGDGINDAPALAQADVGIALGSGTDVSVETGEIVLVRDNLLDVVNAIELGSRTMTKIKQGFFWALIYNMALLPIAAGLFFPVFGLALRPEFAGLAMALSSVSVVSNALLLNRFEPSRDTEAEVKTTDERHAVAIDPVCGMEVDPGSTELYTEYEGKTYYFCAPGCKKKFEDNPEKFLDSEAENQESVAIDPVCKMEVNPQETDLFTDHNGERFYFCNPHCKTRFEEHPEEFLEDK
- a CDS encoding MFS transporter, whose translation is MLTRLQKIYYGMARFGPSTMLDMLDMATSLFYFSIQRLPAIYTGISMAMSYIAIMISELVFGNLSDRTNTRWGRRKPFVMIGAPGMAISFTLVFTPHLFLAQGDLVALFLYALVTQSLFKVFYGMTMTPFQSWMPELTEPEERPSVSQWQNIANFMGFVVGTFGTTLLAIESHQWGLPPVLVYMILAFIVIQIGGFILPLVGLKKEGKHIDQPNLLKDIGRALHDKDFVGWILAQGFLSIGFAMVIKSAFPFINDYLLFGTLEFVIFGAELLLVVFIFFMVWRWMIKHHGKGITLRIAMIVTALSLFLTLFVQTPLQGFLMIAIVGSGLAGYYLMPYIVYADFANKDEILTGESRAGFYTSFPSIPLNTFQAISVFLWGFVFSLPEVAQVPRAPSETVTLGYLYWGPIAAVFILLAVAILFQINIDPDFGALEKEYYGSIPGEDEQED
- a CDS encoding SDR family oxidoreductase, whose amino-acid sequence is MADYDLDGKTAIVTGASSGLGEQFSYALAESGANVVLASRSIEELEANAEKIESDFDVEAFAVHTDVLKESHIMRVVNTAVDEFGKLDLMVNNVGNYVSKPLIKQTLEDWNYAIDLNLTSAFLGSREAAKVMIPKRSGVIVNMASTFAYGATQFPVVGYYAAKGGVVSLTKALAVELGEYNIRVNAIAPGFFPTDQSIDAMTNDEIRKNMIEPRTALPMLAEKEWIRGAICFLASDDARYITGHVLAVDGGWLAF
- a CDS encoding sulfite exporter TauE/SafE family protein yields the protein MQQLLLDILPIVIFAIAVGTIASMVGIGGGIINTPLLIIVFLLNEQAAPATALVAALFVAIASTISYARQNPSPIVPKAGLFLAITTIPGSLVGVALREIIPNDFILRLIFGISLFPVALKMLFAKRRGTSAEDMALFDFSDISHTRLAISLLGGFIGGAAAGLLGIGGGAVVVPVLTILMGMPIHGAVATSMFTMIFTASAGTARNYVGGHINPFFAIALGIGMIVGAQIGPRIACDVDAVGLKRVFGLVLVFPLVKMMKLGQIWLDPAGQSIMIATIGDIIIWLLIVVPIGLFRFYQIRKAGKEFIKEDDEECEVPAE
- a CDS encoding Lrp/AsnC family transcriptional regulator produces the protein MTSQREKIVEAVKKEHLTSIHVIADRLGLDAGTVREKLRTLVDEGELKGYITDDGSRFFRRDVEIKHKVKSTEEDVPPFMKFDPLPGRIAAAIGFIVVAVSLAGYLLSPDMETSNFMLIVLLIGIAIMLGGCYYLGTRKTPQ
- a CDS encoding class I SAM-dependent methyltransferase is translated as MDDEDISVAAPEEWMGGWNRHYRDLLEKSTEYLLDFVPAHPITRLRHALKIEDINPEEIDALDLACGDGKAACAMAKWGTNVTAIDALDSALRLAKKRAKVADVFERIRFLKGDIDSWPIPSNTYDVIVTVQVLQYLFERAIPRLEEIKEAVKPGGFFVYSGNIEPHFETDPDIRFITERELKEALEEWEIHSFGKEVVLVREEDRRGYIWVVAQKPD